From the Flavobacterium gyeonganense genome, the window AAAATGAAATTGAAAATGCTAAGTTGAAAATCCAGAAAAAAACTTAGATTTGATTGTTTTAAATTCGTTGCAGGATAAAGGAGCAGGTTTTCAATATCAAACGAATAAAGTTACTTTTATAGATAAGGAATTTAAAATTGAACCAATGGATTTAAAATTAAAAGAATCTGTTGCGGTTGATATTTTAAATAAAGTTATAGGGCATTTTTATGAGTAAATTAGTTACTTTTTTATTGTTTTTGTTTTTTGGTTTTGCACAGGCACAACAGTTAAATTGTACAGTTACTATAAATACAGAAAGGCTGCCAAATCCAAATTTACAGGTCTATAAAACACTTCAGGCTTCTTTGTCTGAATTTGTCAATAAAACAGATTGGATGGGAGCTGTTTTGAAGCAAAATGAGCGAATTAACTGTTCCATGTACATTACACTTTCTTCACATAATTCTGATCAGTTTTCAGGAACAATACAGGTACAATCTTCAAGATTAATCTATAATTCAACCTATTCTTCTCCTGTTTTTAATTTTAACGATAAAGATTTTAATTTCAGGTATACAGAATTTGAGCCTTTGTTGTATAATCCCACTACATTTGAGTCTAATTTAATATCAGTAATATCTTTTTACAGTTATATGATCTTAGGGATGGATGGTGATACATTTCAGTTCGCAGGTGGAAATCCCTATTTTGAAACCGCCCAAAATATTGCTAATATTGCACAGCAAGGCGGCTCCAAAGGATGGACCCAGTCAGATGGACTCCAAAACCGATATTTCCTGATAAATGATATGCTTGCTCCTGTTTATTCAGATTTGAGACAAACTACTTTTTTATATTATTCAGGATTAGATATAATGAATCAGGATTTGAAAGAGGCAAAAGAAAAAATAAAATCTTCATTAATGTTAATAGGTAAACTGAATTCGGTTAAACCAAATGCCTTTTTGACAAGAGTATTTTTTGATGCAAAATCAGACGAGATAGTATCTGTTTTTTCAGGGGGACCCAGTATTACAATTACAGATTTAGTAGAAAATTTAAACAGGGTTTCACCTTTAAATTCTACAAAATGGTCTCAAATTAAATACTAACTGAACTTATACTTCAATAATTTTACTTTTAAAGCTATATGATTACTTCGCTGTCAATTAAAAATTATGCCTTAATTGAAAAACTTTCTATAGATTTTTCGAAAGGGTTTTCTATAATAACCGGAGAAACCGGAGCTGGAAAATCAATTATTTTAGGAGCTTTAGGATTGGTTTTAGGAAAGAGAGCTGATTTGACTTCCCTGAAAAATAAAGAAGAAAAATGTATCATCGAAGCGCAGTTTGAGATTTCTAAATACAATCTGAAAGATTTTTTTGAATTGAATGATCTTGATTATGAGGATGAAACAATTATAAGACGTGAGATTCTTCCTTCGGGTAAATCACGTGCATTTATTAATGATAGTCCTGTAAATCTTCAGGAATTACAGGATCTGAGTGAGTTTTTGATTGATATTCATTCGCAGCAGCAAACCCAGGAACTTTCAGAGGAAGGTGTGCAGTTTAAAATCATTGACGCAATTGCTCAAAATTCAGGAATTATAGATTCTTATCAAAAATCGCTAAAAGTATATAAAACAGATAAATCAAAATTAAATGCTTTGCTTAAAAAACAAAGTGATGCAGGTAAGGAGCAGGAATACAATACTTTTTTATTGAATGAACTGGTCGCTGCAAAATTAAAATCAGGGGAACAGGAAGAGCTGGAAGCTGATTTTGAAAAGCTCAATAATGTTGAAATTATAAAGGAGTCGATTGATAAGTCACTTTTAGTTGCTAATGAAGAGCAATTTGGTGTTTTTCATAATTTGAATGAAATTAAGGCTTCATTGCAAAAAATTGCAGCTTTTTCATCAGAATATCAAAGCTTGTTTGACAGAATCACAAGCGTAGCAATTGAATTTGACGATGTTTCAAAAGAATTGCAAAATGCAGCAGATAAATTATTAAATGATCCCGAGAAATTAGAGTTAGTAAATCAGAAATTGCAGTTGATTCATAATTTACAGAAAAAGCATCAGGTTACTACTGTAGACGAATTGTTGCAAATTCAGTCAAACTTGGAAAAATCTGTGTTTGAATTAGGTAATATTGAAGAAGAAATAGCAATTCTGTCGAGATCGATCGAACAAAAAACAGAAGAGTTAGATTTGTTTTCAGCTAAAATCCATCAAAATAGAAAAGAAGCAATTCCGGTTTTATCTAAACAGCTAATTTCAATATTGGAGACATTGGGAATGCCAAATGTTCAGTTTAAAATGGAATTAACAGCATCGGACACTTATTTTCAAAATGGAAAAGATGAGCTGCAATTTTTGTTTTCAGCAAATAAAGGAACTGACTTCGGCTTACTGAAAAAAGTTGCTTCTGGTGGGGAAATGTCCCGTATAATGTTGGCTGTAAAAGCAATATTGGCACAATATTCTAAATTGCCAACTTTAATTTTTGATGAAATAGATACTGGTGTCTCCGGAGAAATTGCGATTAGAATGGGAGAGATCATGAAAGAGATGAGTACCAAGATGCAAATATTTGCCATCACACACTTACCTCAGATTGCGGCTAAAGGTGACTCTCATTTTAAGGTGTTTAAATCTACAATTAATGATGATACACAATCAGAATTAAAGCTTTTGTCTCAGGACGAAAGAATTATAGAAATTGCTCAAATGTTGTCAGGGGCCAATATATCTGATTCTGCATTGAATCATGCAAAACAATTATTAAGTTAAAATAGAAATGGAAAGCCTTAGTTATTATGAAAATCAATTTATAAAAGCAGATTCATTAATCTCTGACGGGAATATTGCTGAAGGGAAAGAATTGCTTGAAGAAATATTGTCTCAATATCCGGATTTCGGTAAAGCGCATAATCATTTAGGGTGGATTTATTACAATAAGCTGAGTAATTATGATAAAGGAATTTATCATTATAAACTGGCTATGAAATTTGAACCTAAATATCCTGCACCTTATTTAAATTATACTTATCTCCTTATTGATATTGGAAGGTATGAAGAAGCCAAAGAGCATATTAATTTTACTATAAAGACTCTGGAAAATTTCGATTCATCATCTTATAATAGTGAATTGGGAAGGATGGCAGAGTATGAGAATCAATATATAGCTGCTTACAAATATTACAATTTAGCAAAAAACAATGCTTTAAATCCTAATTTTATAGACAATATGGATGCAAACATGAAAAGGGTTAAGGATAAAATGTCTATTTTTGAAAAATTAAAATTGAAATTGAATTAATACAATAAATAATTACAAGATGATCATAGAACCTAGAATGAGAGGATTTATTTGTTTGACATCACACCCAAAAGGATGCGAGCAAAATGTTAAAAATCAAATTGAATATATCAAATCAAAAGGACCTATCGAAGGGGCTAAAAAAGTATTGGTAATTGGTGCTTCAACAGGTTTTGGATTAGCTTCAAGAATTACAAGTGCTTTCGGATCTGATGCAGCAACTATTGGTGTTTTTTTTGAAAAACCATCTGCTGAAGGTAAAACGGCTACACCGGGCTGGTACAATTCTGCGGCTTTTGAATCAGAAGCTCATAAAGCCGGGTTATATGCAAAAAGTATCAATGGAGATGCTTTTTCGAATGAAGTTAAAAGAGAAACTTTAGATTTGATAAAAGCAGATTTAGGACAAGTAGATCTTGTAATTTATAGTTTGGCTTCTCCAGTACGTACAAATCCTAAAACAGGTGTAACACATCGTTCAGTTTTGAAACCGATAGGGCAGACATACACTAATAAAACGGTTGATTTTCATACAGGAAAAGTTTCTGAGGTTTCTATAGCTCCTGCTAACGAAGAAGATATTGTTAATACAGTTGAAGTTATGGGTGGGGATGACTGGGCAATGTGGATTGAGGCTTTAAGAAATGAAAATTTATTGGCTGATGGCGCTAAAACTATAGCTTATTCGTATATCGGGCCGGAACTAACAGAAGCAGTTTATCGTAAAGGAACTATCGGTCGTGCAAAAGATGATTTAGAAGCTACAGCTTTTACTATTGCTGATAGTTTGAAATCAATAGGAGGAACAGCTTATGTTTCTGTTAATAAAGCTTTAGTGACACAATCAAGTTCTGCAATTCCGGTTGTGCCTTTGTATATTTCTCTTTTATATAAAGTAATGAAAGAAAAAGGAATTCATGAAGGTTGTATTGAGCAGATTCAGCGTTTGTTTAAAGACAGATTGTATGCCGGGACTGAAATTCTTACTGATGATAAAGGACGAATCAGGATTGATGACTGGGAAATGCGCGAAGATGTTCAGGCAGAAGTGGCAAAACTTTGGTTGGAAACTACAACGGAAACGTTACCGGCTATTGGTGATTTAGAAGGATATAGAAACGATTTCTTAAATCTGTTTGGTTTTGAATTAGCCGGAATAGATTATAAAGCAGAAGCAAATGAAATGGTTCAGGTAGAAAGTATTAAATAATTTGTTTAAATCCTTATAAAGGAAAACCATCAACTCAAAGTTGGTGGTTTTTTTATGAATAAAACTTATCTTTGCGCAAAATTTTAAATTTATAAAACTGTCCTTAATTCCCATTTCCTAATTATGGTTTTTTCTTTAATTATACCCGTTTATAATCGCCCGGATGAAGTAGATGAGCTTTTAGAAAGTTTAACGAAATCTGATTATAATGAAGCTTTTGAAATTGTTCTTGTTGAAGATGGATCTTCAATTCCTTGCAAGAGTGTAGTAATGAAATATCAGGGAAAACTAAACATATCATATTACTTTAAGCCTAATTCAGGACCTGGGGATTCCAGGAATTTTGGGATGACAAAAGCGATAGGTAATTATTTTATTATTTTCGATTCTGATTGTATTATTCCTTCCAATTATTTGACAGAAGTCCGTAAAGAATTAGATAGGGGATATGTAGATTGTTTTGGCGGGCCTGACAAGGCTTTGGATAGCTTTTCAGACATACAAAAAGCAATTAATTTTGCTATGACTTCTTTTTTGACTACCGGTGGAATTCGTGGTGGTTCTGAGAAAATAGGGAAGTTCCAACCAAGAAGCTTCAATATGGGGATTTCAAAAAAAGCTTTTGAAGCATCAAAAGGTTTTGGGAATATTCATCCTGGTGAAGATCCCGATTTATCTATCAGATTATGGAATTTAGGTTATGAAACGAGATTATTTCCTGATGCATTTGTTTATCATAAACGAAGGATAGACTGGGAGAAGTTCTCTATTCAGGTAAATAAATTTGGAAAAGCAAGACCAATATTGAATAGCTGGTATCCGGAACATAATAAACTTACTTTTTTCTTTCCTACTTTTTTTATGTTGGGATTATTATTAGCTTTTTTATTGTTAATTTTAAATATTGATATTTTATTACAAATATATTTTGTATATTTCGTTATAATTTTTCTTACATCTAGTGTTGCTACTAAGAGTTTTAAAATTGGATATCTTTCTGTAATTGCTGTTTGGAAACAATTTTATGGTTACGGAATAGGTTTTTTAGAATCTTTTGTAAAAATTATTATTTTAAAGAGAAAGCCTCAGAAAGCTTTTCCTAATATGTTTTTCAGGATATAACATGGCAAAGATTATTGGTTTGACAGGAGGCATTGGAAGTGGAAAGACAACTATTGCGAATTATTTTAAAGAAATGGGTCTGCCTGTTTATATAGCTGATGATAAAGCAAAGGAAATAATGCAGTCTCAATCCATAATTAAACAAATCAAAGCTGTATTTGGTGACGCGATATTTGAAAAAGAAGTGCTTAACAGGGCAAAGTTAGCTGATATTGTTTTTAATAATGCCGACAAGCTTAATCAGTTAAATGCTATTATACACCCGGCTGTTAAAAAAGATTTTGAATTATGGCTTCAAAAAAATAAAAATTATGATTATGTAATTTATGAAGCAGCAATTTTATTTGAGAGTGGAAGGTATAAAGAATGTGATGTTGTTATCACAGTTACAGCGCCTGAAGAAATAAAAATTAAAAGGGTTATAAAACGTGACAAAACAAGTAGGAAACAGGTCTTAGAAAGAATGAATGTGCAATGGAATGACGAACAACGTATTCCTGTGAGTAATTTCATTATCTTTAATGATACTCATAAAAATGCAAAGCAAGAAGTTGTTAAAATTCTTAAAATTTTAAATATAAAACAAAATCATTCTTAAATGTTAATATTTGGTTAATGTATTATTTAGTATATTGTTAAAATATTAATTTTGTTTCGATGAATAAATTATTTTTTAGAATACTTGTTTTGCTAATGAGTTTATCCTTAATTGGGATAATTCTGGTTCAGGTATATTGGTTCAATTCTTCGTTAGAGAATAATGATGAACAGTTTAAATATCATGTAACGCAGGTAGTTAGTGATGTTTCAGAAACACTTGCAAAACTGGAAGAATATAGTTTTCGAGATAAAATCAATCATATAAGGGATAGTACAGGTAAAATTCCACAAAAAGAAGATTTGCTGGAAATTTTATTTGTTCAAAGAAATACTAAAACAAACAAAACTATAGTTTATAAAAATAGTATTACTTCTGAAAAGTATGATACAAACGGATCAATTTTTAATAAGAAATTCAATTCAGACGGTTTTAAAAGTTTTAGTTCAAAGAGGTTGACAGAAGTTTACAATAATAATATTATTGATAATTCAGTTTTAAACCAAAGTACAATTCCGGATATAAAAGTTGAAAAAGATGGCAATCTTGATATTTTAAATAAAGCACAATTAACAATTACATCTAATGATTACGCGTCAATATTGCCAATAGATGAAAGAATTACCAAAGATAAATTAAATTCTCTTTTAAAGAAAGAACTTAAAGAACATGGTATAAAAACTAAATTTGAGTTTGGAATTTATAGCAACGGTATTCCTACAAAGGTCAAGTCAGATGGTTTTCATTATGATAAAGATGCGACTTACAGTATTCCTGTCTTTACAGACAATGAAGGGAATAGTAAGTATGAGCTATTAGTTACTTTTCCGTATAAAAAAGAAGTTTCTCTTATCTCAACTGGTGAGCATTACAATACTTTCTATAATTTTTACATTAATTATTGTAATCGCATATACAAGTGCATTAAATCAGTTAATACGACAAAAGCAAATATCTGAAATTAAAACAGATTTTATAAATAATATGACGCATGAGTTTAAAACTCCTATTGCTACCATAAATTTAGCTCTTGATGCGATTCGTAACCCCAAAATTATTGAAGATAAAGAGAAGGTATATCGTTACCTTCAAATGATCAGAGATGAAAATAAAAGGATGCATGCTCAGGTTGAAAATGTACTCCGAATTTCGAAACTGGAGAAAAAGGAACTGGATATCACCAAAGAGCCTACTGTAATTCACGATATTATTGAAGATGCAATTGAACATGTAAATTTAATTTTAGAAGACAAACAAGGTACAATTGTGAAACATTATAATGCGGCAAGGACTACATGCCTGGTCAATGAAGTTCATTTTACAAATGTGTTGGTTAATATATTAGAAAATGCTATAAAGTACTCTCCGGATGTTCCTGAAATAGAGGTTTTTACAGAGAATATTAAAGATATGATCCTGATAAAGATAAAAGACCATGGACTAGGGATGAGTAAAGTAGCTCAGAAGAGGGTTTTTGAGAAATTTTACAGAGAACATACAGGAGATCTTCATAATGTAAAAGGACATGGCCTGGGACTTGCTTATGTAAAAAGAATAGTTGAAGACCACAATGGTCAGGTTTATGTAGAAAGCGAAAAGGGAAAAGGAAGTACCTTCATAATAAAAATACCACTAATAAATTAAAATATGGAAAATATTAATAAAAGAATACTTTTAGTAGAAGACGACCTTAATTTTGGTGCAGTTCTTAAAGATTATTTAATGCTAAATGACTTTGAAGTTACCTTAGCAAAAAATGGTATGGAAGGTTTCGAAAAATTCAAGAAAGATGTTTATGATTTATGTATTCTTGATGTAATGATGCCTTATAAGGACGGTTATACTTTAGCTAAAGAAATCAGGGAAAAAAATAGTGAAGTGCCGATTATTTTTTTAACGGCAAAATCTATGAAAGAAGATGTTTTAAAAGGATATAAGGCGGGTGCCGATGACTACCTGAACAAACCTTTTGATTCTGAAGTTTTATTGATGAAAATCAAAGCTATTATTCAAAGAAAATCATCTGATACAAAAGCAGAGCAAGTTCAGTTTGAGTTTAATATTGGTAAGTTTCATTTAAATTCTAAATTAAGATTTTTAACCTTCCAGGATGAAGAGCCAATCAAGTTATCTCCTAAAGAGAATGAGTTGCTTAAAATGCTTATTTTACATGAAAATGACTTAATGCCAAGAGAGTTAGCCTTGACGAAAATCTGGAGAGATGATAACTATTTTACATCAAGAAGTATGGATGTTTATATCGCCAAACTTAGAAAATATCTAAAAGCAGATGAAGATGTTGAAATTCTAAACATTCACGGAGAAGGTTTTAGACTTGTAGTTAAAAGCAAAGCAGTATCTGAATAAATTTAAAAAAGAAAGCTCTGAAAACTCAGAGCTTTTTTATGTATTAAATATTTTAAATTTAAATCAGGTTAACACTTAATGTGATTTCCGTTTTTAATAGTTTGGAAATCGGGCAAATTTCTTTTGCTTTAGTTGCAATTTCTGAAAACTTTTCAGCAGTTATGGAAGGGACTTTTCCTTTCAGTTCTAAGTGAATTAAAGTAATAGAACCATCTTCAAAAGTAACTGTTGCTTCTGTAGATAAATCGTCTGCAACGAAACCTTTTTCGTTTAATAAAAAGCTTAATTGCATTGTAAAACAGCCAGAATGTGCTGCTGCAATAAGTTCTTCAGGATTGGTTCCTACTCCTTCTGCAAATCTTGTTTTGAAAGATAATTGTGCATTATTT encodes:
- the recN gene encoding DNA repair protein RecN, whose translation is MITSLSIKNYALIEKLSIDFSKGFSIITGETGAGKSIILGALGLVLGKRADLTSLKNKEEKCIIEAQFEISKYNLKDFFELNDLDYEDETIIRREILPSGKSRAFINDSPVNLQELQDLSEFLIDIHSQQQTQELSEEGVQFKIIDAIAQNSGIIDSYQKSLKVYKTDKSKLNALLKKQSDAGKEQEYNTFLLNELVAAKLKSGEQEELEADFEKLNNVEIIKESIDKSLLVANEEQFGVFHNLNEIKASLQKIAAFSSEYQSLFDRITSVAIEFDDVSKELQNAADKLLNDPEKLELVNQKLQLIHNLQKKHQVTTVDELLQIQSNLEKSVFELGNIEEEIAILSRSIEQKTEELDLFSAKIHQNRKEAIPVLSKQLISILETLGMPNVQFKMELTASDTYFQNGKDELQFLFSANKGTDFGLLKKVASGGEMSRIMLAVKAILAQYSKLPTLIFDEIDTGVSGEIAIRMGEIMKEMSTKMQIFAITHLPQIAAKGDSHFKVFKSTINDDTQSELKLLSQDERIIEIAQMLSGANISDSALNHAKQLLS
- the fabV gene encoding enoyl-ACP reductase FabV, whose amino-acid sequence is MIIEPRMRGFICLTSHPKGCEQNVKNQIEYIKSKGPIEGAKKVLVIGASTGFGLASRITSAFGSDAATIGVFFEKPSAEGKTATPGWYNSAAFESEAHKAGLYAKSINGDAFSNEVKRETLDLIKADLGQVDLVIYSLASPVRTNPKTGVTHRSVLKPIGQTYTNKTVDFHTGKVSEVSIAPANEEDIVNTVEVMGGDDWAMWIEALRNENLLADGAKTIAYSYIGPELTEAVYRKGTIGRAKDDLEATAFTIADSLKSIGGTAYVSVNKALVTQSSSAIPVVPLYISLLYKVMKEKGIHEGCIEQIQRLFKDRLYAGTEILTDDKGRIRIDDWEMREDVQAEVAKLWLETTTETLPAIGDLEGYRNDFLNLFGFELAGIDYKAEANEMVQVESIK
- a CDS encoding OsmC family protein — its product is MKFTRKANANWKGTGMEGTGLISTQSTTLNNAQLSFKTRFAEGVGTNPEELIAAAHSGCFTMQLSFLLNEKGFVADDLSTEATVTFEDGSITLIHLELKGKVPSITAEKFSEIATKAKEICPISKLLKTEITLSVNLI
- a CDS encoding DUF4835 family protein; translated protein: MSKLVTFLLFLFFGFAQAQQLNCTVTINTERLPNPNLQVYKTLQASLSEFVNKTDWMGAVLKQNERINCSMYITLSSHNSDQFSGTIQVQSSRLIYNSTYSSPVFNFNDKDFNFRYTEFEPLLYNPTTFESNLISVISFYSYMILGMDGDTFQFAGGNPYFETAQNIANIAQQGGSKGWTQSDGLQNRYFLINDMLAPVYSDLRQTTFLYYSGLDIMNQDLKEAKEKIKSSLMLIGKLNSVKPNAFLTRVFFDAKSDEIVSVFSGGPSITITDLVENLNRVSPLNSTKWSQIKY
- a CDS encoding response regulator transcription factor, translated to MENINKRILLVEDDLNFGAVLKDYLMLNDFEVTLAKNGMEGFEKFKKDVYDLCILDVMMPYKDGYTLAKEIREKNSEVPIIFLTAKSMKEDVLKGYKAGADDYLNKPFDSEVLLMKIKAIIQRKSSDTKAEQVQFEFNIGKFHLNSKLRFLTFQDEEPIKLSPKENELLKMLILHENDLMPRELALTKIWRDDNYFTSRSMDVYIAKLRKYLKADEDVEILNIHGEGFRLVVKSKAVSE
- a CDS encoding glycosyltransferase translates to MVFSLIIPVYNRPDEVDELLESLTKSDYNEAFEIVLVEDGSSIPCKSVVMKYQGKLNISYYFKPNSGPGDSRNFGMTKAIGNYFIIFDSDCIIPSNYLTEVRKELDRGYVDCFGGPDKALDSFSDIQKAINFAMTSFLTTGGIRGGSEKIGKFQPRSFNMGISKKAFEASKGFGNIHPGEDPDLSIRLWNLGYETRLFPDAFVYHKRRIDWEKFSIQVNKFGKARPILNSWYPEHNKLTFFFPTFFMLGLLLAFLLLILNIDILLQIYFVYFVIIFLTSSVATKSFKIGYLSVIAVWKQFYGYGIGFLESFVKIIILKRKPQKAFPNMFFRI
- the coaE gene encoding dephospho-CoA kinase (Dephospho-CoA kinase (CoaE) performs the final step in coenzyme A biosynthesis.), yielding MAKIIGLTGGIGSGKTTIANYFKEMGLPVYIADDKAKEIMQSQSIIKQIKAVFGDAIFEKEVLNRAKLADIVFNNADKLNQLNAIIHPAVKKDFELWLQKNKNYDYVIYEAAILFESGRYKECDVVITVTAPEEIKIKRVIKRDKTSRKQVLERMNVQWNDEQRIPVSNFIIFNDTHKNAKQEVVKILKILNIKQNHS